The Leptidea sinapis chromosome 15, ilLepSina1.1, whole genome shotgun sequence genome window below encodes:
- the LOC126968178 gene encoding cuticle protein-like, which yields MFAKAIVACALLVVVHGGLIASPHGAVSSQSIVLGHPAPAYAAPAYAAPAYAAPALAAPAYGLGYGLGHGAVVAHAPIAHAVAAPVEVYSHPRYQFNYGVADGHTGDRKSQWETRDGDVVKGQYQLVEPDGTIRTVNYSADDHNGFNAVVSRQGHAAHPGPAVIILATAFIAVSAQDHYSNGHASSSQSFSQGISHNPHGYQNYYQNGYQQGYNVQPIAIQAPSYHSAPIAHQTLTVQHATPIRHVAPVYEHAPVISHAAPIISHAAPIISHAAPLISHSSPIISQVSQYTPTHTSIAHATPIIAHAAPIHQSVHYSAPTIQQAPVHYNQQYATGHQEYYSHPKYEFEYSVNDPHTGDIKSQHEARDGDHVAGSYSLHEADGSVRTVHYNADGHNGFNAHVEHSEPSKHIQPVQQYVVPQHNYHH from the exons atgttcGCAAAg GCCATAGTAGCGTGCGCGCTTTTGGTTGTGGTTCATGGAGGACTTATTGCTAGTCCCCATGGAGCCGTGTCTTCACAAAGCATTGTCCTCGGTCACCCAGCTCCAGCTTATGCTGCACCTGCGTATGCTGCACCAGCCTATGCTGCACCAGCTCTTGCCGCCCCAGCTTATGGACTCGGATATGGTTTAG GACACGGTGCTGTCGTTGCCCACGCCCCCATCGCTCACGCAGTCGCAGCCCCAGTTGAAGTATAC TCACACCCTCGGTACCAATTCAACTATGGAGTCGCTGATGGGCACACCGGTGACCGCAAGAGCCAGTGGGAAACCCGTGATGGAGATGTTGTCAAGGGACAGTACCAGCTCGTCGAACCTGATGGCACCATCCGTACCGTCAACTACTCCGCTGACGACCATAATGG ATTCAACGCCGTTGTGAGCAGACAAGGTCATGCCGCGCATCCAGGACCTGCC gtGATCATATTAGCTACTGCTTTCATAGCAGTAAGCGCACAGGACCACTACTCCAATGGACACGCTTCTTCATCCCAATCATTTTCACAAGGAATATCTCATAACCCACATGGATACCAGAATTATTACCAAAATGGTTACCAACAAGGCTACAACGTTCAACCTATTGCTATCCAAGCACCATCATATCATTCTGCACCCATAGCACATCAAACCTTAACTGTGCAGCACGCAACCCCAATCAGACATGTTGCGCCAGTATATGAACATGCCCCAGTCATATCCCATGCTGCCCCTATCATTTCTCATGCTGCCCCTATCATTAGTCATGCCGCTCCACTTATTTCTCATTCTTCCCCAATCATCTCCCAAGTTTCTCAATATACCCCAACTCATACATCTATTGCCCATGCTACCCCAATCATTGCACATGCTGCCCCTATACATCAATCCGTACACTACTCTGCTCCAACCATTCAACAAGCTCCAGTTCATTATAACCAGCAATATGCCACTGGACACCAGGAATATTAC TCGCACCCAAAATACGAGTTCGAGTACAGCGTGAACGACCCTCATACCGGCGACATCAAGTCTCAACACGAAGCTCGGGACGGAGACCATGTGGCCGGCTCATACAGCCTCCACGAGGCAGACGGCTCTGTCCGTACTGTGCATTACAATGCTGATGGTCACAACGg ATTCAATGCTCATGTTGAACACTCAGAACCATCGAAGCACATCCAGCCAGTACAACAATATGTAGTACCTCAACACAACTaccatcattaa
- the LOC126968234 gene encoding histidine-rich glycoprotein-like, translating to MFTKILVLTASLALCYGEEYVYKYRPSHHEDIKEYRYQDGHASREPAPIQEETSAEGHGSPLSSQSVVHYPADQSHSQEAYQYVPSPAAYKQYYQSQEHAEHQADLHVHSAHYPSIHEPKHTPHQEVKYVHAPVRHYQHQPGHETPAYHHVDSHSHDEPVDYYAYPKYQYEYKVEDPHTGDNKFQHEVRDGDSVKGVYSLQEADGSIRTVEYTSDKDHGFNAVVKHSAPGQHVHIDSHHQN from the exons ATGTTTACTAAA ATTCTAGTCCTAACTGCCTCATTAGCTCTGTGCTATGGCGAAGAATACGTTTATAAATATAGACCAAGTCATCACGAAGATATAAAGGAGTACAGATATCAAGATGGCCATGCTAGTCGAGAGCCAGCACCGATACAAGAAGAGACATCAGCTGAAGGTCACGGAAGTCCACTGTCCTCTCAAAGTGTTGTTCACTATCCAGCAGACCAATCGCATTCTCAAGAAGCATACCAATACGTTCCAAGCCCTGCAGCGTACAAGCAGTATTACCAGAGCCAGGAACACGCTGAACACCAAGCTGATCTTCACGTTCATAGTGCACATTATCCATCTATCCATGAGCCAAAACATACGCCACACCAAGAAGTAAAATATGTGCATGCCCCAGTTCGCCATTACCAGCATCAGCCAGGCCATGAAACTCCAGCTTATCACCATGTGGATAGCCACTCACACGATGAGCCTGTAGACTATTAT GCTTACCCTAAGTACCAATACGAGTACAAAGTTGAAGATCCTCATACTGGTGACAATAAGTTCCAGCACGAAGTACGCGATGGAGACAGCGTGAAGGGTGTATATTCTTTACAGGAAGCAGATGGTTCTATCAGAACAGTGGAGTATACCTCCGATAAAGATCATGG tttCAATGCAGTCGTGAAGCATTCAGCCCCCGGACAGCACGTCCATATCGATAGCCATCACCAGAATTAG